The following proteins are co-located in the Triticum aestivum cultivar Chinese Spring chromosome 1A, IWGSC CS RefSeq v2.1, whole genome shotgun sequence genome:
- the LOC123069655 gene encoding uncharacterized protein: MFGMSAGATTLFHWMMAAVNAGAPSRPLPLVTRAGTAQAPPSLNPVHPCPAHPHTHGFASCCTHHLHRGRGTLLPSNPVGLCQRKGRGKCLVWLCIGKGRRQCHGAAARACQERRAEDEGMIGSWALGAAHHNLL, encoded by the exons ATGTTCGGGATGAGCGCAGGCGCGACGACCTTGTTCCACTGGATGATGGCAGCGGTGAACGCCGGTGCTCCTTCTCGTCCTCTACCTCTAGTGACGCGCGCCGGTACAGCTCAGGCACCCCCGTCCCTGAATCCCGTCCACCCATGTCCAGCTCATCCTCACACCCATGGATTCGCGTCCTGCTGTACGCATCACTTGCATCGTGGTCGTG GAACTTTGCTCCCATCTAATCCAGTTGGGTTGTGTCAAAGGAAGGGAAGAGGGAAATGTCTGGTTTGGTTGTGTATAGGGAAAGGAAGACGACAATGTCATGGAGCAGCTGCAAGGGCATGCCAGGAGAGGAGGGCCGAAGATGAAG GTATGATCGGGTCGTGGGCTCTTGGTGCTGCTCATCATAATCTGCTTTGA